The DNA window ATCACGCTGAATCCCACACTCGCGCTGTACCTATTCGGTACACCAGGGCAGCGGCGCTTCGTCCCGTTGTGGGAGGAGTTGGCACGCGGCGCACTCGGGGCGCTGGTCCTGGTGGATACCCGGCGTATCGAGAAGGCCGACGAGGTGCTCTCGGTGCTGGAGGAACGCGGTGTGCAGTACTCGGTGGCGGTCAACCAGTTCGAAGGCGCCCAACGCTATCCGCTCGAAGAGATCCGCGATGCGCTCGATCTCGCGCCGGGTACGCCGTTGACCTCGCTGGATGCCCGTGAGCGCGGTACCTGTCTGCGGTCGTTGATCACGCTGGTCGAATTTCTGTTCCAGCGCCAGGAGACGCGGGGTTGACCCCACTGACCGGCGGTGGGGAGTAGTCCACCGGTAAACCCGGGCCCCCTTCCGATTTCGATCGGGAGGGGGTTCGTTGTATTTCGGCTGCGAGCAGTCCGAGTGGCCGCGTCAGCGTAGGGCGTCGATGCGGCCATGTCGGCGGGCTCGGGCGAGTCCGCGTCGGGCCATTAGACCGTTGGCCAGTAAGAGGAGTGTCTTGTTCGGGGGAGCGAGGAAACCGGATTCGGTGTGTGGGGCAAAGATCGCTGTGCTGTCGGTGATTTCGATCCAGCCGGTGTGCTGGCGGCATTGCAGACCGACGAGGTGTGGGCGATAGCTGTGCGCGAGTATGCCTGCGCGGCGGCCGCCTTGGGCGACCCCGGGCGGGACCGTGAGGTGGACCCCCGCTGAGCTCGAGTCGACGACCTGCACGGGGACGACGGCCGGATAGCCGTCGGACTGACGGTAGGCGAGCAGATGGTGCGGCAGATTCGCGGCGCGGATGGCGGCTTTGTCGCAATCTATGCGGGGGCCGGTGCCTTTCGCGGGCGGTTTCTGGGAATCCGCGGCGTCGGGCAGCGGTGCGCCGAATACCTCGGGCGGGCCGGTCGCATCCAGATCGGGCCAGGCGATGATTCGGGTGACCGCGACCGTCACCAGCACTCGGTCGGTGTAGTACGCGCTGAGCCAGCGATCCCAGAATCGGCCGCGCCGCGGTGGTCCCAGGTACGGCGTCGACTGTTCGCCGATCCGATCGAGGGTTTCCTGATCGGGCGCGGCGTCGAAGGTCGCCGTGCCCTGCACCAGCACGAAGCGTTGATTGCCCGGATCGCCGAGACCGTGCTCACGGGCGTGGTAGGCGAGCGCGACCTTCGGCTCCCGTTTGATCCGTTCCAGCTTGCGGCCGAAGCCGAGCGAGGTCGTGAACCCGACCGTCCCCGCCTCCCGATCCCGCAACCCGATCGGCGATACCGCGGTCACCACCGCACCACCGGCCGGGGTGAGGTAAGCCAAACCGGCCGTGAGGTCACCACGCAAGACATCATCGACTTCGTCCGGCCAGGTAACTGCCATGGGGGCAGATTAGTCGCCTCGAATAGGCATCATGGTCCTTATGCCCGACTGGCCCGAGGTTGATTCCCCCGCATCTCCCGCCGGTCGGGCCGATCGGCGGTTTATCCGATTCCGATCTCCTGGGTCCGTGCGGAGTCCCACTTGCCCGGAAAGATCATCTACGACGATCCGCATCAGATCGTCGTTCACCCGGAAACGTCGTCAGGCCCACGTCGCTGATTCGGGGTTGATGCCGTTGGTGCGGGCGTTGGCGTCGATGATGTCGCGGAGCCAGGGGGCCAGACCGGGGGCGATGCCGTCGTAAAAGGCGGCGAATTGTGGATCGGTGGCGTATCTGCGGCCCAGGCAGACGTGCATGGAGTGGGTGCAGTCGAAGAATGTGCCCATCGACTCTCGGTGCCGCTCGGCCAGCGCATTGGCCTGGTCGCTTCCGGGGATCACGCCTGCGTGGTGTGCTGCGGCCAGCTCCGCATTGAGTGCGTCGACGTTGGCGGAGATCTGTTGCCAGTGCTCGGCGGTCCGGCTCGCGGCGCGTTCGGCGTACTGCGCCCACTGGGCGGTGTCGCCCCAGCGGTCGTGTGCTTCTTCGGCCCATGACGGCTGCCAGTGCCGGCCGAAGATCGCCACTTGTTCCTCGGCCGACAGCAGGATGCCGGACTTCCTGGCTTCGATTATGCGGTCCAGTGCGTTGCCCATCTGCTGCAGCTGGGCAATGCGCTCGCGAAGCCGATCACGCTGCTGGCGCAGCGATGCCATCGCATCGGTGGCGGGCGCGTCCAGCAATGTGCCGACGTCGTTGAGTGGTACGCCCAGCTCGCGGTAGACGAGCACTCGATGGATACGGGCGAGGTCCGCATCGGTGTAGAGCCGGTAGCCGGAGTCCGTGCGCTCGGAGGGGCGGACGAGCCCGATCGTGTCCCAGTGATGCAGGGTCCGGATCGTGACGCCCACCAGCGATGCCACGGTACCGACGGTGCGCCCAGCGGCATCGTCGTAGGCACGATTCGTCACACCGTCCAGTCTGACAGCCGGGCCGCGTCCCACGACGACAGACCGATCACTCATTCGGGCGCTCCGATTCCCATGGCCCGCAGCTGCTCGGCCGCTGGACTGTCCGGATTGTACGGTCGCGCCGCCGTCATGATCACCCGGGTGTGCTCCGGCGTGACGATCTCCAATTCCACTGAGTTCCACGGCATCTGGCGCGGCCCCATCGTGCAGCCGGGCACCAACTCCGCACACGCGGCCGCGATCTGCTCGATCTGACTCAGTACGCAGGCGAAGCTCACGCTCAGCGCCGCCGCCTCGGTCGGCCGCTCGCCGGACACCAGCAAGACGTCCTGGAACGCCCACCGGCGCAGGTGCGTGAGCCGGTCCGGGACCGAGAACAGATCGAAGAAACCGAGTCCACGGATCCAGAAGTCCACCGACGCGGCCAAATCGGCCGTCGGCACCGTGACGAACATCGGCATTCCGTAGAGACCGCGGAAAAGCTGCGGAGGCACGGTGTCGAGCGCGGGGACGGGAACCGGACTGATATCGAATGCGGGGTAGGTGTGGGGCATGACGAAATCATCGAGCCTCACGCGACGTCAGGGTCAAGTCGCTCGGTGTCGCCGGGGCGATTCCCCGCCCGAACCGCGGGGAATCGCCTGCGCCGCAATGCATCAGCGACGGAGGAATTCCAGGGTGGCGCGTTCGAAGGCGGCCTTCGCCTCGATCATGACCCAGTGTCCGCTGTTCGGGAACACGTGCAGTTCCGCATTGGGGATCAGGCGCATCGGCACGAGCGCCATATCCGGCGGGCTGACCCGGTCGTCGCGACCCCAGGTAAGCAGCGTCGGACACCGCACCTTGTGCAGCATCGACCAGTATGGCGGCGTATTCGAGTTCGCCAGGAATTTCTGCTGCATGGCCCAGGCCGTCGAGCCGTACATCATCGCGGCGGTCTGCTGGGTGTCCGGATGCTGCGCCGCCGCCCACCGTTCCTCGATCAGTTCGTCGGTGATCACCGCTGGGTCGTAGACCATGGCGCGCAGCCAGCGCAGCAGCTTGTCCCGATCGGGCTTGTCGGCGAATTCCTGCAGCAGCCGAATCCCTTCGCTCGGGCTGGAGCTGAAGATATTCGGCCCGATCCCGCCGATGGTGACCAGTTTGGCGACCCGCTGCGGATGCTGGATCGCCAGATTGGCGGCGACCACACCGCCCATCGAATTGCCGACCATGCCAGCCGATTCGATGCCGAGCGCGTCCATGAACCGCAGCACCGCCGCACCCGCGGTGAGTACGGGATGCCCGTCCACCGGATCGCTCACGCCGAAGCCCGGAAATTCCAGGATGTAGCAGTGGAAGTGTTCGGCGAAGACCGCGAGGTTCCCGCGAAAGTTGCGCCACCCGTTGACGCCGATCCCGGATCCGTGCAACAGCAGCAGCGGCGGCCCGTCGCCCGCCTCGTGATAGCGCAGCACGCCCTGGTCGGTGGCGAGCTCCCGTTTGGTGCCTTCGTAAGTCACGTCCATACCCTCACGTTAGAACACGTTTCAATTTGGACGCGATAGGCGCTTGCCCCGAGTGATATCGCCGCATGGAACCAACCGGGCGGTACATAATGGCGAAACGCTGGCCGATTTGCGGACGTGCGCGACTGGCCGGGGTGAGGATCGATGGATCCCGCTGGTAACTCGGACCCGGCACCGCACGATGAGGACCGAAACATGAGCTTCAGGAAGATCACGCCCCACGGCGTAACCTTCTGCGGCGTCGCAACCATGCTCGCCGCCGCGACCGCCGCCCTGACGGCTACGGCGCCGACCGCGACCGCCGCGGTAACGCGGATGGGGGTGATGCCGGATTCCAACTACGGCTTGGCGACCAACTACGGCACCGACTGTGCCTACACCGCCGAGGCCTACGTCAACAACGCGGTCGATCCGGTTTCCTTCTACGACAACGGCGTATTGCTCGGGGTGGTCCGGCCGTTGGGCGGCATCGCCCTGTTCGCCTGGTTCCCGAAGACGACGGGCCCGCATACGCTCAGCGCCGTACAGGCCCCCGACGTCACGCCGATCGCGACCGTTGACGTCCGAGTCGGCACGGGCGTGCATGCGGGCTTCGCCTGCCTCGTGTTCGGCGGGTGAGGTCAGCGGGCCCCTTCGGCTCCGCGCCGAGCCACCGAATCGATGGCGACCGATACGGCCAGCACTGTTCCGGTGACCATGAAGCGCACCGATGAGTCGACATTCAACAACAGCATGCCGTTCGTAATCGATTGGATGACAAGGATTCCCAGTAGCGCCGCATAGGCTCGGCCGCGTCCGCCGAACAAGCTGGTGCCGCCGATGACCGCCGCCGCGATGGCATTGAGCAGAATGTCGCTGCCGCCCGAACTCTGGTTGACCGCGACCAGCCGGGACGCCGCGAGAATCCCGCCGACCGTCGCGAGCGCGGAACATCCGACGAACGCGGCGATCCGCACCCATGTCACATTGATACCGGCACGCCGCGCCGCCTCGGCATTACCGCCCACGGCGTATACGCGCCGGCCGAAGACAGTGCGCCGCAACACCAGATCGACGGCCGAGACGAGCCCGCCGAAGATCACCAGGGTCAGCGGCACACCGCGATCCGAGTTCAACACCAGCACGCTGCCCGCGAGGAGCAGGGCCAATGCGCCGGAGCGCACCGCGATCCACCCCGGAGCCGACACCGACAACTCGGCACGGACCCGTTGCCGACGGGTGAACAGACTCGCGAGCAGATGCCCACCGGCGAGCAACACCACCAGCAGCCACGCCAGCCACGGCGGCAACCAGGTATCGCTGACCTTCGCGATCCCCCGATCGAACGGCAGATTGACCGTGCCCTCCTTGCCGAGCAGATACAGCATCAGCCCCTGCCAGCCGATCAATCCCGCCAGCGTCACCACGAACGACGGCATGCTCAGCTTCGTCCGCATCACCCCGTGCAGCAGCCCGATCGCCGCGCCGACGGCCAGCGCGGCGAGCACCGCGAATACCGGATTCCAACCGTGGTGCACATACAACTGCGTCATCACCACGGCCGTCAGCCCGCTGACCGATCCGGCCGACAAATCGATCTCACCGAGCAGCAGCACCAGCACGATGCCGAGCGCGATCGTCTCTTCGATCGGCGCTCAGCGGGCACCTGAGCCAGGGGTGGGCCTCGTCAACGCCGACGGCTATCGACTCGATCGATGCATACGACCTGCAGGCCGTTCGACCCGAAACACAAACTCGCCCCGCCGATTGGCGAGCGAGTTTGTCGTTCCTACAGGGGTGTGCGCGCCGATCTAATGGTCCCGGATCAGTACAGGCCGAGTAACTGGCCCATCCAAGTAAGCGCCGCCTCGCGGTCGTCCCGAGCGATGGCCCGAGTCGCATACTTTGGCTTGCTGATCCAGCGCCGCGCACCCGCGCCGGTAACCGGCCGCACTGTCCACCAACCCATCTCATGATTCAGCATGTAGCCCTCACCCGTGTCTTGTGGGTGCAGCCGACGCCGGGGCTGAGGGCGCGTCAACGCTCGCGCTACACCGATCACCCGATCGCGCACAGTGATCGGGCCGTCATAATCCGCGTAACGTCGCCCGTTCGGCAATGCCATGTCGTCCCCTATCCACATTCGTTGGCTGCGACAACCCGTTCCTGGGAGATGGTCTCGATCGGACCGTATGCCCTGCCCTGGATCGTACCGTTCACCTGGGAATACATCCGCCAGAATCCGGGCACACATGGAGCGGTCGCGGCATAGGTCTGCCGCGACCACGGAATGAGGCGGGTCCGTACATGCTGACCAACAAACTCCCACTGACCCGAGGTGTTGCGTCGCTGCAAACTCAGGTAGTAGTCGTGGGTCAGCGCGGGGTCGCCGCCATCAGGAGGCGGATCACACTTGGCCCATCCATCGCTGTGGACCTCGGGTCGTACGATCGTTGGCTTGGAGAAGGTGAACCCGTTATCACAAAGTTGCTTCTTCGCCTCTGTGACCAATGGCCCGCCGGGACTGGCGTTCGCGACGCTGCCGCTTGTGCCGGAGATCAGCAGCGCGCCGAGCGCGGCGACGATGACGGACAGCCGAGAAATGTTGTAATGCAAGAGATTGCCCCCATTCTTTCATGCCTGAGCAGCCGATACCGCTCAGTGCTCTGATGACGCGATCAGTTTGCTTCGGTGTCGACCACGCTGATAGGCGTGATCGTGAGTGCGTCGGCTTTGTCCAGGTCGGCGTCCGAGTCGGAGACCCATCCGTCCTCGTCAACCGGCGTCAGCACGCCTTCTGCGCCCTGAAACATCGGCCGACTATCGGCAGGGGCGCGGTCGAGTTTCTGGCGAGTATCCATATGGAAGTCCACGAGCAGCGCCCGCACCGGCGGAGCGGCATCCGTTCGCGCGGAATGCAATTCGGACATCGGCTACCCGCCGATCCCGGATGACGGGAGATCTGCCATGTTGAGTAGGGCTGTCCAGAAGTCTTCACGTACCGCGTCCCACAAGTCGCCATGCTCGGAAAGCAGCTCTCGGGCGTCGGCGAGATCCGGGTATCCCTCGAACATGATCGTTCCGGGCTGCGCGTTGGGCAGTTTGGTGCGCGATGGCAGGCGGTAGGCGATGAATGCCTCGCCGGTGAGCTGCACGCGCAGTATGCGGGCGGCGCGGTCGACGAACTGCCACACCGCGACCTTCCCTGGTATCGCGGTGGTATACAACGGGTTTCGTTTCATCGCTTCCCCTCCGGCTGCTTCATTGCCCCCGGTGGCGGAGGACATGGCACCCCGCCACCGGGCCGTTCTGTATTTGTCCACTCGTATGCGTGGAGGGCTTCTAGGTAGCGCTGCATCAGTTCGGTCGGCACATCGCAGTGGACCGAGCGCGGCGGTCCGACGAATGCGGATCGTTTTGGCAGTTCTGCGGCGGTCATCGCTCAGCCCTCGCGTCGGGAATAGCGTGCCCGGCGTCGACCAGGGTCCGGTACGCCTGGTACTTGGTGGCGCACAGGTCGGTGCCGCATTCGCAGTGCCGTTGCATTTCGGTGCGCGCCTGCTCCGGAGTGTATGGCGCGGACGGTGCTCGATGCGACGGCTCGGGCTGCCACGAATCGGTTCTCAGGGCGTCTTCGGCGGCAGTGCGATCGAGGATGTCGACGCTCGACACCGGGCTGTCCGGAAGGGCGTCGTCGCGGTCGATCAGATAGGGCAGGCCGTATCGGATGCCGCCCCAGAGGGCGAGTATCGCGGCGGCCGTGACAATCAGGGCAATGGTTCCTACGGGCATAGGCGGCATCCCTCAGCGTGTGTTCCTGTGGTTGGTGGCACCCACCGCCGAGGATGAGGGTCACCCGGCGGCGAGGCCTAGGTGAACTATGACACATCCATCTGTAAGTGTCATAGGACAGTTGTCGAAGCGATAAAAACTCTACGCAGAGCACGCGATGTCTAGAAAATTATCGGATACTCCTGCCGGAACGCCCAATGTTCCGGCGGGTACACCGCTTCGTCGAACTGGAGCGGGCGATCATCAGAGTCGTAGGCCGTCAGCCAGTAGACCAACGCTGGCGCGTGCTCGCGCAGTCCGAGTGCCTGACGTTCCTCCGCGCTCGCATCACGAGCGCATACCTGGTCGCGGGCATATGCCGATCGGATGCCTAGCACATCAGCGAGGTATCGAACGGTCCCACCATGCAGTCGCTCAGCCACCATGAGGCGCGGTGCTGCTTCGGCGAGTGAAGCGGTGAACCACGATGTCGATAGCTCGACGGGTCCGCTATTGCCGTCGATCACCCGCTGGCGCTGAATAACTGCGGAACCCGAGGCAAGACCGAGCGCTGCCGCCACATGCGCGGGCGCATCGATGATGCCTACGAACGGGAACCGGACCGACTCCGAGTCGGAATACATGGTGCCCAGCGCAGCTGCACGTTCGAACCGCTCCCGTGCTCGGGGTGCGGCCTGGGGCGCACGCACGTAGGTGCCGCTTCCGCGGCGCGATTCGACAAGGCCTTGCTGCCGCAGTGCGTCGAGAGCCTTGCTGGCCGTCGGCCGGGCAACATGCCACTCCGCGGCGAGCTCACGTACTGATGGGACCTCGCCACCAGGAGGAAGGTCGCCGCGCACGATCTGATCTCGGAGATACCCGGCGATTTGTAGATACTTCGGCAGTACCTCTTCGATTTCGGGCAACTGTTCCTCCGGGTGTCCTATGTCACTGGACAGAGTACTATCGGCCACGCAATGACCAGCAAAGCTATCGCGATCGCCGCAGGGGGAGGTGGCGACGTCGTTACCGCGTCGGTGCTCGCGGCGAAGCTTCGGCACCGGTTCGACGTCGTGGCCATCATGAGCTATTCCTGGGACCGGCTGATCGTTGATCCGACCCCTGGGCCGCGTGGTCGCGGCGACTTCGACGGTCTGACCGGACATCACGAACTGATCGCTGAGGTGACCGCGTCGGCGCGGCTGCGCGGCCCCGGCTGGTCGACACTGCCTCCGGTCGTACCGTACCTGGGGCGCCCGCTACTGCTCATGGACCCGGCCGGTGGCGCGATCGGACTCGCAGCCCAGTTCCGCGCCGCATCCCAAGTCTTCGGTGTGGATGCGCTGATCCTCGTTGATGTCGGTGGCGACATCCTGGCTGAAGGACACGAGGCCGGCCTGCGCAGTCCGTTGGCCGACTCGCTCACGTTGGCTGCCGCCATACAGTCGCAACTGCCGTTGCACCTGCTCATCGCCGGGGTTGGGCTCGACGGCGAGTTGACGCCGCCTGAGCTGCGCACGCTGCTACGCCGTCAGGGCTCGACGGCGGTCGCCGAACTCGGCGCCGCTGATGTGTCGATGGTCGCCGAGGTGTGGAACTGGCACCCGTCCGAGGCCAACGGCCTTATTTGCGTCGCCGCCCAGGGGTGGCGCGGCAAGGTCGAGACCCAGCGTGATGCGCTCATCGACATCACCGATGACGCCACGATGGTGTACGAGGTCGACGCCTCCGGCGTAGCTGCGCATTCCCTCGCGGCCGACTTGTTCGACACCATCTCACTGGAGCAAGTTGAGCAGCGCATCCGAGACCGCCGGGGCTACAGCGATATCGACACCGAACGTAATCGACTGTCCGCACACCGAGAACAGCGGATATCAACCGTCGACTCGATTGGCGACATCGACCGTTATGCGCACGCCTCGTCACTGCGTGGCGTCAACGCCCTGACGATCCGCCGTGTCATCGAGTTGACCGGCGCGATTGGTGCAGACGCTGGAGACGCGCTACGTGACCGGCTCAGACGCGAGCGGCCTGGCAATATGCGGCCACCCCTATATCTGGTGTGAGCGGTCATCAGGCGATCCTGGCGGGTGGAGAATCCGGGAAAGCATTCGCCCTCGATGCCGCGCCGAGCAACGTCGGCATCTGGGGCATGCCGGTATCGCACGCTCGATATCGCGCGGGATCGACTTTTCGATCGGCGCTCAGCGGTCGCCGATCCGGGTACAGGCCTCGGGGCGATCAGAGCACCCCGATGGCCTTGAGTAATAGCAGGGTCAGGCCGGCCGTACCCGCGAACGCGACGCCGCCGTCGCGGATCACGATGCCCGCGGGCGAGCCGCTGACCTTGGACAGAATTCCGGATATCACCGCGACGACGATGCCGACGAGCACGGCGACGACAACGAACAGGACCTGAACGGTAGTGGACACGCGACGCTCCCTCGGAGTGGATCGTCGCAGTTTAGATAGGGCAGTGGCTATCGCGGAGCAAAGTTGCCGGATACGGTCCGACTAATCCGGTTTGGTGGCCGCCAATCCGTACAGCAACGGCAGGATGGGGTCCGTTGGCGGCAGGCGGAACCAGCCGTTGTCGGTCGGGATCATGTGCGACCAGCGGGGCCATGGCAACATCTCGGTTTCGGTGAGATCGGTGATGTGCAGGCCGGCCCCGATCAACGCATTGATCACCTCGCCGAGGCCGTGGCGCCATTCGTAGACCGTGGTGTCGGTGGTCAGTGCCGGTCCGTCGGTGTAGGTGTGGTCGCTGTCGCGGCGTTGCGCGCCCCGGCCTTCGAGGTAATCATCGTGCAGGACAAGCGAATCGGGATCGACGCCGGCGGGCGGGGTCGGCCCGAGGGAGTGCAGTAGCGGGTGGAATTCGACAATGTAGACCAGACCGCCCGGGCGCAGCAGTTCGGCGAGGATATTCGCCCACCGGGGCAGGTCGGGCAGGTAGCAGAGCGCGCCCTTGCCGGTGTAGACGATGTCGAAGTGCCGGTGCCCCACCGCATTCGGCGCGTCGTAGACATCGGCGCAGACGTATTCGACAGTATCCGAAGCGATTTCGCGGGCGTGTGCTATCGATGCGGGCGAGAAGTCGAGACCGACGGCGGTGGCTCCGCGCTCGGCGAATTCGATTGTCTCGGTGCCGAGATGGCATTGCAGGTGCAGTACGTCGCGGTCGCGCACGTCCCCGAGGATGTCCCACTCGAAAGGGGCGAACCAATACGACGAGTCGCGATCGCGATAGAACCGGCTGGCCGCGTGGATCGGTGCGCGCACGTCCCAGTTGCCCCGGTTCGCCAGTAACGGATCCGGGCCGTCATCGATGTCCACCGCGTCATCGTATTTCGGGCCGGTACGGATTCACAGGAATCCCACGGGTAATTTTGGCACGGTACACGGGTTATCGCGGTTCACTGGAGAGACAGAGTTGTGCTGATCGGCAGCATGGGGCCAGGTCCGGCCCAAGGAGGTCAGGCCGTGCATACAACCGCTTCGATCGCTATCGTCCGTCCCGAGTCGGCGCGGCCCGGGACGATCACGCCCGGTGCGGTGAGCAGGCGCGGACGCCGCTCGCTGAACGCCGACGCGTTCGCCACCTACACCGACCCGGCTGTCGGGCGCACCGCGTTCGTTGTCGCCGACGGCGTCGGCGACAACCTGCTCGCGGCCAGGGCGGCACGGACCGCCGCCTCGGTCGCCGCGCGGACGGGTGCCCAGGCCGGTGCACACGCGGGTGTCGTCGCGGCCCAGCAGGAATTGCTGCGCCAGTTTCCGGAGCAGAGCGCCGACTGTGTGCTCGTCATCGCGGTGCTGCCCGCCGCCGATCAGCCCGACGGGCCGTGTGATATCGCGTGGGTCGGCGACTGTCGCGCCTACCGCTGGAACGGCCGGGTGCTGCATCAGATCACGACCGACCACACCGTCGCGGAATTCATGCGCGCCAAGGGAATTCGTCCCGCCGGCCGGATGGACCACCTGGTCACCACCTCGACGCGCACCGCGGACCCGGCTGCCATCGGGCGCGCCGCCACCGGATCCAGCCGGGGCAGGCTGCTGTTGAGTACCGACGGCGTGCACAAGCGGCTCGATATGGTCGCGATCAAGACCATCCTCGCCAGCGACCAGACCGCTGGGAGTACCGCGGATACGTTGGTGGACACCGCATTGCGGTCCGGCAGCACCGATAACACCACGGCGCTCGTGGTGGACTGCCGGTAGCCTGCTTTCCTGCTACAACTGTCTCGACAGGGTGCCGAGTGGAGTTGGGGTTATGCGGGCGATTCAGATCAGTGAACTGGGTGGACCTGATGTGTTGCGTGCGGTGGAACTCGATGCGCCGGAGCCGGGGCCGGGCGAGGTCGCGATCGATGTCGCCTACGTCGGCGTGAATTTCGCCGACCTGCAGGCGCGTTCGGCGGGATATCGGGTGACGGAGCTGCCGTTCGTGCCTGGACTCGAACTCTCGGGGCGGGTGCGCGCGCTCGGCGCGGGTGTGGATGGGCTCACGGTGGGGCAGTCGGTGGCGGCGATCACCGAGGGCGGCGCCTACGCGGAGGTCGCGGTGGTCGCGGCCGCGACCGTGTTCCCGGTGCCCGATGGTGTCGACTTGCGTACCGCCGCAACACTTCCCACCGTGCTGCCGACCGCCTATGCCCTGGTGAACACCGTCGGCAAGCTGCAGCCGGGGGAGACGGTCCTGGTGCAGGCCGCGGCGGGCGGGGTGGGCACCGTGGTGGGGCAGGTGGCCAAGCTCGCGGGCGCGGGCGCGGTGTACGGCGTGGTCTCCAGCGAGGCCAAGGCCGAGTACGCGCGCAAGCTCGGTTACGACGATGCCTTCCTGGCCGAGACCTTCGCCGCCGATGTTCAGGAGGCGACCGGTGGCCGCGGCGTCGATATCGTGCTCGATCCGGTCGGCGGCCAGACGTTGCGGCGCGGTCTGGAGTGCCTGGCGCTGTTCGGCAGGCTGATCTCCTACGGCAACGCCAGCGGTGAGCCGGGCTGGCAGATCGGCCAGCCCGAGCTCTACCCCAGCGGACTCTCGATCTCCGGTTTCTCGATCCTCGGACTCACCGCGGATGCGCCGAAGGTGTTGCGAGAGATCGCCGGCCGCGCCTTCCGCTTGGTCACGACCGGCCAGGTGGAACTGC is part of the Nocardia sp. NBC_00565 genome and encodes:
- a CDS encoding MerR family transcriptional regulator; its protein translation is MTNRAYDDAAGRTVGTVASLVGVTIRTLHHWDTIGLVRPSERTDSGYRLYTDADLARIHRVLVYRELGVPLNDVGTLLDAPATDAMASLRQQRDRLRERIAQLQQMGNALDRIIEARKSGILLSAEEQVAIFGRHWQPSWAEEAHDRWGDTAQWAQYAERAASRTAEHWQQISANVDALNAELAAAHHAGVIPGSDQANALAERHRESMGTFFDCTHSMHVCLGRRYATDPQFAAFYDGIAPGLAPWLRDIIDANARTNGINPESATWA
- a CDS encoding class I SAM-dependent methyltransferase — encoded protein: MDIDDGPDPLLANRGNWDVRAPIHAASRFYRDRDSSYWFAPFEWDILGDVRDRDVLHLQCHLGTETIEFAERGATAVGLDFSPASIAHAREIASDTVEYVCADVYDAPNAVGHRHFDIVYTGKGALCYLPDLPRWANILAELLRPGGLVYIVEFHPLLHSLGPTPPAGVDPDSLVLHDDYLEGRGAQRRDSDHTYTDGPALTTDTTVYEWRHGLGEVINALIGAGLHITDLTETEMLPWPRWSHMIPTDNGWFRLPPTDPILPLLYGLAATKPD
- a CDS encoding DUF1152 domain-containing protein is translated as MTSKAIAIAAGGGGDVVTASVLAAKLRHRFDVVAIMSYSWDRLIVDPTPGPRGRGDFDGLTGHHELIAEVTASARLRGPGWSTLPPVVPYLGRPLLLMDPAGGAIGLAAQFRAASQVFGVDALILVDVGGDILAEGHEAGLRSPLADSLTLAAAIQSQLPLHLLIAGVGLDGELTPPELRTLLRRQGSTAVAELGAADVSMVAEVWNWHPSEANGLICVAAQGWRGKVETQRDALIDITDDATMVYEVDASGVAAHSLAADLFDTISLEQVEQRIRDRRGYSDIDTERNRLSAHREQRISTVDSIGDIDRYAHASSLRGVNALTIRRVIELTGAIGADAGDALRDRLRRERPGNMRPPLYLV
- a CDS encoding GntR family transcriptional regulator — translated: MADSTLSSDIGHPEEQLPEIEEVLPKYLQIAGYLRDQIVRGDLPPGGEVPSVRELAAEWHVARPTASKALDALRQQGLVESRRGSGTYVRAPQAAPRARERFERAAALGTMYSDSESVRFPFVGIIDAPAHVAAALGLASGSAVIQRQRVIDGNSGPVELSTSWFTASLAEAAPRLMVAERLHGGTVRYLADVLGIRSAYARDQVCARDASAEERQALGLREHAPALVYWLTAYDSDDRPLQFDEAVYPPEHWAFRQEYPIIF
- a CDS encoding sugar ABC transporter permease, with protein sequence MEETIALGIVLVLLLGEIDLSAGSVSGLTAVVMTQLYVHHGWNPVFAVLAALAVGAAIGLLHGVMRTKLSMPSFVVTLAGLIGWQGLMLYLLGKEGTVNLPFDRGIAKVSDTWLPPWLAWLLVVLLAGGHLLASLFTRRQRVRAELSVSAPGWIAVRSGALALLLAGSVLVLNSDRGVPLTLVIFGGLVSAVDLVLRRTVFGRRVYAVGGNAEAARRAGINVTWVRIAAFVGCSALATVGGILAASRLVAVNQSSGGSDILLNAIAAAVIGGTSLFGGRGRAYAALLGILVIQSITNGMLLLNVDSSVRFMVTGTVLAVSVAIDSVARRGAEGAR
- a CDS encoding pyridoxamine 5'-phosphate oxidase family protein, with product MAVTWPDEVDDVLRGDLTAGLAYLTPAGGAVVTAVSPIGLRDREAGTVGFTTSLGFGRKLERIKREPKVALAYHAREHGLGDPGNQRFVLVQGTATFDAAPDQETLDRIGEQSTPYLGPPRRGRFWDRWLSAYYTDRVLVTVAVTRIIAWPDLDATGPPEVFGAPLPDAADSQKPPAKGTGPRIDCDKAAIRAANLPHHLLAYRQSDGYPAVVPVQVVDSSSAGVHLTVPPGVAQGGRRAGILAHSYRPHLVGLQCRQHTGWIEITDSTAIFAPHTESGFLAPPNKTLLLLANGLMARRGLARARRHGRIDALR
- a CDS encoding VOC family protein, translated to MPHTYPAFDISPVPVPALDTVPPQLFRGLYGMPMFVTVPTADLAASVDFWIRGLGFFDLFSVPDRLTHLRRWAFQDVLLVSGERPTEAAALSVSFACVLSQIEQIAAACAELVPGCTMGPRQMPWNSVELEIVTPEHTRVIMTAARPYNPDSPAAEQLRAMGIGAPE
- a CDS encoding alpha/beta fold hydrolase, which translates into the protein MDVTYEGTKRELATDQGVLRYHEAGDGPPLLLLHGSGIGVNGWRNFRGNLAVFAEHFHCYILEFPGFGVSDPVDGHPVLTAGAAVLRFMDALGIESAGMVGNSMGGVVAANLAIQHPQRVAKLVTIGGIGPNIFSSSPSEGIRLLQEFADKPDRDKLLRWLRAMVYDPAVITDELIEERWAAAQHPDTQQTAAMMYGSTAWAMQQKFLANSNTPPYWSMLHKVRCPTLLTWGRDDRVSPPDMALVPMRLIPNAELHVFPNSGHWVMIEAKAAFERATLEFLRR
- a CDS encoding GTP-binding protein, with protein sequence MGSVLSRPERTVDYVPETVTRSVKLLVAGNFGVGKTTFVNSVSEIRPLRTEETITEASVGVDDMAGLPGKSQTTVAMDFGRITLNPTLALYLFGTPGQRRFVPLWEELARGALGALVLVDTRRIEKADEVLSVLEERGVQYSVAVNQFEGAQRYPLEEIRDALDLAPGTPLTSLDARERGTCLRSLITLVEFLFQRQETRG